A portion of the Luxibacter massiliensis genome contains these proteins:
- a CDS encoding vitamin B12 dependent-methionine synthase activation domain-containing protein, with translation MDRMTKEAVRYLGYGKHAVDEHTLALISDSFRDLEAAAGRKSIYRIFDFTQTGDDRFYLGTLEVQSKSLGRNLKGCSKIVLFGATLGTEVDRLLKRVSLTDMARAVVLQACGAAMLEEYCDECQLAIENELAKEGLSLRPRFSPGYGDFSISCQAQIMQMLDCAKRIGLTMTDGYMMTPVKSVTAVMGVSATKEKCHIKGCEACGKKDCIYRRDVL, from the coding sequence ATGGACAGGATGACAAAAGAGGCTGTCCGCTATCTGGGATATGGAAAACATGCGGTAGATGAACATACTCTTGCGCTGATCTCAGATTCCTTTCGGGATCTGGAAGCTGCTGCAGGAAGGAAATCCATCTATCGCATATTTGATTTCACCCAGACGGGGGACGATAGGTTTTATCTCGGGACACTGGAAGTACAAAGTAAGAGTCTCGGGCGGAATTTAAAGGGCTGCTCTAAAATTGTCCTATTTGGAGCTACACTGGGGACGGAGGTGGACAGGCTGTTAAAACGGGTATCCCTTACAGACATGGCCCGGGCAGTGGTTCTGCAGGCATGCGGGGCGGCTATGCTGGAAGAGTACTGCGATGAATGCCAGCTGGCCATAGAGAATGAACTGGCCAAAGAGGGATTGAGCCTAAGGCCGCGTTTCAGTCCCGGGTACGGGGACTTTTCCATTAGCTGCCAGGCGCAGATTATGCAGATGCTGGATTGTGCAAAGCGCATAGGCCTGACAATGACCGACGGATATATGATGACTCCGGTTAAGTCGGTGACAGCGGTGATGGGAGTGAGTGCAACTAAAGAAAAATGCCACATAAAAGGCTGTGAAGCCTGCGGCAAAAAGGACTGCATATATAGAAGGGATGTATTATGA
- the metF gene encoding methylenetetrahydrofolate reductase [NAD(P)H], with translation MKIIDRLREDKIHISFEIFPPKTEAGIEKVMTAADEIAGLGPDFISVTYGAGGGTSRNTARIAEHIKKELGVESLAHLTCASSTKAEVREVIRNLKELGIENILALRGDIPQDIQFPSEDRFRYAYELVEEIRNSGDFCIGAACYPEGHVENEHKEDDIKYLRQKVESGVDFLTTQMFFDNDIHYNFLYRIREAGITVPVLPGIMPITSARQMKRSCELSGTVFPRRFQAILDRFGDYPDAMLQAGIAYATDQIIDLLANGVKNIHIYSMNNPGVAGAIMGNIAEIIKC, from the coding sequence ATGAAGATAATAGACAGACTGAGAGAAGATAAGATACATATATCATTTGAGATATTTCCTCCAAAGACAGAGGCAGGAATTGAGAAAGTGATGACTGCGGCTGATGAGATTGCCGGACTGGGGCCGGATTTTATTAGTGTCACCTATGGCGCCGGAGGCGGAACAAGCAGGAACACTGCCAGGATAGCGGAGCATATTAAGAAAGAACTGGGGGTAGAGAGCCTGGCCCATCTGACCTGTGCCTCTTCTACAAAGGCGGAAGTCAGGGAAGTCATCCGGAACCTAAAAGAGCTGGGAATTGAAAATATTCTTGCGCTTAGGGGGGATATCCCCCAGGATATACAGTTTCCTTCAGAGGACCGGTTCCGGTATGCATATGAGCTTGTGGAGGAGATACGAAACAGCGGGGATTTCTGTATAGGCGCCGCGTGCTACCCGGAGGGGCATGTGGAGAATGAGCACAAGGAGGACGATATTAAATATCTCAGGCAGAAGGTAGAGAGCGGCGTAGATTTTCTGACCACCCAGATGTTTTTTGACAATGATATCCACTATAATTTTCTGTACCGTATAAGGGAGGCCGGGATCACAGTGCCAGTGCTGCCCGGGATTATGCCCATCACCAGCGCCCGTCAGATGAAGAGGAGCTGTGAGCTTTCAGGAACTGTATTCCCAAGGCGCTTTCAGGCAATATTGGACCGGTTTGGGGATTATCCAGATGCCATGCTGCAGGCAGGGATTGCCTATGCCACAGATCAGATTATCGACCTGCTGGCAAACGGCGTCAAGAATATCCACATTTATTCCATGAATAACCCTGGGGTTGCAGGGGCCATTATGGGCAATATTGCTGAAATTATTAAGTGTTAG
- the glgA gene encoding glycogen synthase GlgA, whose protein sequence is MKNILFASSECVPFIKTGGLADVVGSLPKYFDKKKYDVRVVLPKYCCMHQKWKDMMEYVGHFYMDIAGQEKYVGIMKCVYDKITFYFIDNEFYFGGAAPYDGDPKWNIEKFAFFSKAVLSILPVIGFRPELIHCHDWQTGLIPVYLDNFRYLGEYYRGIRTVMTIHNLKFQGVWDTKTVRQITGLPEYYFVPDKMEAYKDANLLKGGIVYADKVTTVSQTYASEIQTPFYGEALDGLMRARSNDLCGIVNGLDYEEYCPFSDAKIAKKFTVETFRKNKPANKTALQEELGLNVDPKVMMIGMVSRLTDQKGFDLVECVMDELCQDAVQIVVLGTGDVKYENMFRHFAWKYGGKVSANIFYSDELSHKIYASCDAFLMPSLFEPCGLSQLMSLRYGTLPIVRETGGLKDTVEPYNEFEKTGTGFSFANYNAHEMLASVRYAESIYYDKKRDWNKIVERAMNADFSWKNSARHYEEMYRGLIGG, encoded by the coding sequence ATGAAAAATATTTTATTTGCATCTTCAGAGTGTGTACCGTTTATAAAAACAGGCGGACTGGCTGATGTTGTAGGATCCCTGCCGAAGTATTTTGACAAAAAGAAATACGATGTCAGAGTCGTGCTGCCAAAATATTGCTGTATGCATCAAAAATGGAAAGATATGATGGAATATGTAGGCCATTTTTATATGGATATTGCCGGACAAGAAAAGTATGTCGGAATTATGAAATGTGTCTATGACAAAATAACATTTTATTTTATCGACAATGAATTTTACTTTGGCGGCGCTGCGCCTTATGACGGCGACCCGAAATGGAATATAGAAAAGTTTGCGTTTTTCTCAAAGGCAGTGCTGAGTATCCTCCCTGTGATTGGATTTAGGCCTGAGCTGATCCACTGCCATGACTGGCAGACCGGATTAATCCCCGTGTATCTGGATAATTTCCGCTACCTTGGGGAGTATTACCGGGGAATTAGGACAGTGATGACTATACATAACCTGAAATTCCAGGGAGTATGGGATACAAAGACGGTGCGCCAGATAACAGGGCTGCCAGAGTACTATTTTGTCCCTGACAAGATGGAGGCATATAAAGATGCAAATCTGCTCAAGGGCGGAATTGTATATGCAGACAAGGTGACCACTGTCAGCCAGACATATGCCAGTGAGATCCAAACTCCATTTTACGGGGAGGCATTGGACGGACTTATGAGGGCCAGGAGCAATGACTTGTGCGGGATTGTGAACGGGTTGGATTATGAGGAGTATTGTCCCTTCTCAGACGCGAAGATTGCAAAGAAGTTTACAGTGGAAACTTTCAGGAAGAACAAGCCGGCCAATAAAACAGCCCTTCAGGAGGAACTGGGACTCAATGTGGACCCTAAGGTCATGATGATCGGCATGGTGTCCAGGCTGACTGACCAGAAAGGGTTCGACTTGGTAGAATGCGTGATGGATGAGCTGTGCCAGGATGCTGTGCAGATTGTAGTCTTAGGCACGGGGGATGTAAAGTATGAAAATATGTTCCGCCATTTTGCCTGGAAATATGGCGGGAAGGTGTCAGCCAATATTTTTTATTCTGACGAGCTTTCCCATAAAATATATGCATCCTGTGATGCGTTCCTCATGCCGTCCCTGTTTGAGCCTTGCGGACTCAGCCAGCTGATGAGCCTCAGGTATGGGACGCTGCCGATTGTGCGGGAGACAGGGGGCCTGAAAGATACAGTGGAGCCATACAATGAATTTGAGAAAACTGGTACTGGCTTTAGTTTTGCCAATTATAACGCACATGAGATGCTTGCCTCAGTCCGATATGCCGAGAGTATTTACTACGATAAAAAGCGGGATTGGAACAAGATTGTGGAAAGAGCCATGAACGCTGATTTTTCATGGAAAAATTCTGCAAGACATTATGAGGAAATGTACAGAGGGCTGATAGGCGGTTGA
- the spo0A gene encoding sporulation transcription factor Spo0A — translation MEHLNVAIADDNERILDLLEEIINMDKELNVVGKAKNGEEMCQIIKNQQPDVVLLDLIMPKMDGLTVMEQINGDKTMTKRPDFIVVTAVGQEKITEDAFNKGANYYIMKPFNNEMLLNRIKTVRKVFRSHEKKNEEITGNTNIREEDLENRVTNMLHEIGIPAHIKGYHYLRDAIIMAVEDMDVLNAITKVLYPTVAKKYQTTSSRVERAIRHAIEVAWNRGKLDTLDELFGYTVSTGKGKPTNSEFIALIADTIQLEYKHR, via the coding sequence ATGGAACATTTAAACGTGGCCATCGCTGATGATAATGAGCGAATTTTAGATTTGCTTGAAGAAATCATCAATATGGACAAAGAGCTGAATGTGGTGGGGAAGGCTAAAAATGGTGAGGAGATGTGTCAAATTATTAAAAACCAACAGCCGGATGTGGTTCTTCTTGATCTGATTATGCCGAAAATGGACGGTTTAACCGTTATGGAGCAGATTAACGGAGATAAAACCATGACAAAACGCCCCGATTTTATTGTCGTAACAGCGGTCGGCCAGGAGAAAATTACAGAAGATGCTTTCAACAAAGGCGCGAATTACTATATCATGAAACCTTTCAATAATGAGATGCTGTTGAATCGTATAAAAACTGTAAGAAAAGTGTTCCGTAGCCACGAAAAGAAAAATGAAGAAATAACTGGAAATACAAATATAAGGGAAGAAGACTTGGAAAACCGTGTCACAAATATGCTTCATGAAATAGGGATACCTGCACATATTAAAGGGTACCATTATCTCAGAGACGCGATCATTATGGCAGTTGAGGATATGGATGTGCTCAATGCAATCACGAAGGTACTCTACCCCACAGTGGCAAAAAAGTATCAGACAACATCCAGCCGTGTTGAGCGGGCGATCCGCCATGCAATAGAAGTGGCATGGAACAGGGGGAAGCTGGATACGCTGGATGAATTGTTTGGCTATACTGTAAGCACAGGGAAGGGAAAACCTACAAATTCTGAGTTTATTGCACTGATAGCTGACACAATACAATTGGAGTATAAGCATAGATAA
- the spoIVB gene encoding SpoIVB peptidase translates to MGKHWLRRLTLFVCAVFLSGTAGYFGWIAADAVEQTEVSTETINEDTVLVGGMPVGIYMETDGVMILDTEHIKGLDGVEYEPASHLVKGGDYITGLNGQTIENKSELMEALKHLTGDEVVLKLRRDEETLDVKLKPVECSPGDYKLGLWVRDNVQGLGTITFLTGDSKFGALGHGIHDTDTNALLSIADGTLYKTSVHSIKKGENGIPGSMEGIIVYNGYNKLGTIEKNTDAGIYGSVDKIDELFAEQIPVEIAPKEEIEIGDATIRCFVENEVQEYDIKVTDIDYSGHEINKGLVIQVTDPELLDKTGGIIQGMSGSPILQNGRLIGAVTHVFVQDSTKGYGIFIENMLENTEGHSLSN, encoded by the coding sequence ATGGGTAAACACTGGCTGCGCAGATTGACACTGTTTGTCTGTGCCGTTTTTCTGTCCGGCACGGCAGGGTATTTTGGGTGGATTGCCGCTGATGCAGTGGAACAGACAGAAGTAAGTACAGAGACAATCAATGAAGATACAGTACTGGTTGGAGGAATGCCGGTAGGGATTTATATGGAGACTGACGGGGTGATGATCCTGGATACAGAGCATATCAAGGGATTGGATGGGGTGGAATATGAGCCTGCCAGCCATCTGGTTAAAGGCGGCGATTATATAACAGGGCTGAACGGACAGACAATAGAAAACAAATCAGAGCTCATGGAGGCCTTGAAACATTTAACAGGGGACGAGGTGGTGCTAAAGCTGAGGAGGGACGAAGAAACGCTGGATGTAAAGCTCAAACCGGTAGAGTGCAGTCCGGGGGATTATAAACTGGGACTATGGGTCAGGGACAATGTGCAGGGCCTGGGAACCATTACATTTTTGACAGGCGACAGTAAATTCGGCGCCCTGGGCCACGGCATACATGACACAGACACAAATGCGCTGCTCTCGATTGCCGACGGGACATTATACAAGACAAGCGTCCATTCCATTAAAAAAGGAGAGAATGGAATTCCAGGGAGCATGGAGGGGATTATTGTCTATAACGGCTATAATAAATTAGGCACTATAGAGAAAAATACAGATGCAGGGATATATGGAAGCGTGGATAAAATTGACGAACTTTTTGCAGAACAAATACCAGTGGAGATTGCCCCAAAGGAAGAAATAGAAATCGGGGATGCTACTATACGTTGCTTTGTCGAAAATGAGGTGCAAGAATATGATATAAAAGTGACAGATATCGACTATTCTGGACATGAAATTAACAAGGGACTTGTGATACAAGTGACAGATCCTGAGCTCCTTGACAAAACAGGGGGAATTATACAGGGGATGAGCGGAAGTCCGATTCTCCAAAACGGCAGGCTCATAGGCGCAGTAACACACGTTTTTGTACAGGATTCTACAAAGGGTTATGGTATCTTTATAGAGAATATGTTGGAAAATACGGAAGGTCACAGTTTGTCGAATTAG
- the recN gene encoding DNA repair protein RecN, with amino-acid sequence MLQYLHVKNLALIDEIEVEFRPGLNILTGETGAGKSIILGSVNLALGGKYSADMLRKGAQFGLVELAFTVEEDHIVKQLEGLDIFPEDGVILLSRKLMEGRSTSKINGETVNMGTLRDVAGILIDIHGQHEHQTLLHKKNHLSLLDLYAKDETLPLKHQAATAFREYQKCRRSLEESGLDEEGRKKEIALAEFEIQEIEEAALLDNEDEDLERLYRKMADSRKFAQSTGEAYQYTSGGAQGNASDYLSRAIRALQDVEECDEQGSALYGQLNQIDSLLNDFNRELSEYAKSFEFSEEEYYETENRLNLMNHLKAKYGNSVSEIREYCASKQQRLNELEDYENYIKGLEKALSKKEAELKKYSLALSKVRAKAAVSFVEEIRQGLKDLNFLDVRFEMHLEKLKSYSAGGIDDGEFYISTNPGEALKPLGSVASGGELSRIMLAVKAVLADKEDTPTLIFDEIDTGISGITAGKVAEKMQVIGHVRQVICITHLPQIAAMADAHYRIAKEADSKSTKTEIYCLDKKQSIEELARLLGGAKVTDKIMESAAEMKEMAKRER; translated from the coding sequence ATGTTACAATACTTGCATGTAAAAAATTTAGCATTGATTGATGAAATTGAAGTGGAATTCCGGCCGGGACTTAATATTCTGACCGGTGAAACCGGGGCAGGGAAGTCTATCATCCTGGGTTCTGTCAATCTTGCACTGGGGGGGAAATACAGTGCGGACATGCTCAGGAAGGGTGCCCAGTTTGGCCTGGTGGAACTAGCCTTTACTGTGGAGGAAGATCATATAGTAAAGCAGCTTGAAGGGTTGGATATTTTCCCGGAAGACGGGGTGATATTACTTTCCCGGAAACTGATGGAGGGCCGCAGCACAAGCAAGATTAACGGTGAGACCGTGAATATGGGGACGCTGCGTGATGTGGCTGGCATTCTGATCGATATCCATGGCCAGCATGAGCATCAGACGTTGCTGCACAAGAAGAACCATCTGTCACTTCTTGACTTATATGCGAAGGATGAGACGCTGCCTTTAAAGCACCAGGCTGCGACTGCTTTCAGGGAATATCAGAAATGCAGAAGGTCCCTGGAGGAGTCCGGCCTGGATGAGGAGGGCAGGAAAAAGGAAATCGCTCTCGCAGAATTTGAAATTCAAGAAATCGAGGAGGCCGCCCTTTTGGACAATGAGGATGAAGACCTGGAGAGGCTGTACCGGAAGATGGCAGACAGCCGTAAATTTGCCCAGAGCACTGGGGAAGCATACCAGTATACCAGCGGGGGGGCACAGGGCAATGCCAGTGATTATTTAAGCCGGGCCATCCGTGCCCTTCAGGATGTAGAAGAATGTGACGAGCAAGGGAGCGCCCTGTATGGACAGCTTAACCAGATTGACAGCCTGTTAAATGATTTTAACAGAGAATTGTCTGAGTATGCCAAAAGTTTTGAGTTTTCTGAAGAAGAGTATTATGAGACCGAGAACAGGCTGAACCTAATGAACCATTTAAAGGCAAAATATGGAAATAGTGTCAGCGAAATCCGGGAATATTGCGCCTCAAAACAGCAAAGGCTAAATGAACTGGAAGATTACGAAAATTATATAAAAGGCCTGGAAAAGGCGCTCAGTAAAAAAGAAGCAGAATTAAAGAAATACTCTCTGGCGCTTAGCAAAGTAAGAGCCAAAGCCGCAGTATCCTTTGTGGAAGAAATCAGACAGGGTTTAAAAGATTTAAACTTTCTGGATGTCCGTTTTGAGATGCATCTGGAGAAATTAAAATCCTACTCAGCCGGGGGAATAGACGACGGAGAATTTTATATCTCCACGAACCCGGGGGAGGCATTGAAGCCTCTTGGGAGTGTGGCGTCAGGCGGTGAACTTTCCAGGATCATGCTGGCCGTCAAGGCTGTCCTTGCAGATAAAGAAGATACGCCTACGTTGATCTTTGATGAGATTGATACTGGCATCAGTGGAATCACTGCCGGGAAAGTGGCTGAGAAGATGCAGGTAATCGGCCATGTAAGGCAAGTGATCTGTATCACCCACTTGCCCCAGATTGCGGCAATGGCAGATGCCCATTACCGGATTGCCAAAGAGGCGGATTCTAAATCTACAAAAACAGAAATTTACTGCCTGGATAAGAAGCAGTCCATAGAGGAGTTAGCCAGGCTGTTAGGCGGAGCCAAGGTGACAGATAAGATAATGGAAAGCGCCGCCGAGATGAAAGAAATGGCAAAGCGAGAAAGATAA
- the argR gene encoding arginine repressor produces MKVSRHAKIIELISQYTIETQEELAERLNNAGFKVTQATVSRDIRDMKLTKVSVDGGKQKYVVLKPEEDGMGEKYIRVLKDGYVSMDMAQNILVIKTVSGMAMAVAAAIDAMKWKEVVGCIAGDDTIMCAVRSVEETVTVMDKIRKIVSKGN; encoded by the coding sequence ATGAAGGTCAGCCGTCATGCAAAAATAATTGAACTAATCAGCCAGTATACCATTGAGACTCAGGAGGAACTGGCAGAGCGCCTGAACAATGCAGGCTTTAAAGTCACCCAGGCGACGGTATCAAGGGACATCCGGGACATGAAGCTTACGAAGGTATCTGTGGATGGCGGTAAGCAGAAGTATGTGGTCCTTAAGCCGGAAGAGGATGGGATGGGTGAGAAATATATCCGTGTCTTGAAAGATGGGTATGTTTCTATGGATATGGCACAGAATATCCTTGTGATAAAAACGGTATCAGGAATGGCGATGGCGGTGGCCGCGGCCATAGACGCCATGAAGTGGAAGGAAGTGGTGGGCTGCATAGCGGGGGATGACACCATTATGTGCGCAGTCCGCAGCGTGGAGGAAACGGTAACTGTGATGGATAAAATCCGGAAGATTGTGTCAAAAGGGAATTAG
- a CDS encoding NAD(+)/NADH kinase has translation MDNFYVITNQLKDTDYSITGEILRYIEENGRKGILAEKDVEGHIIEGTVPKGVQCGIVLGGDGTLIRAARELEGYNIPLLGINLGTLGYLAEVELRDYKRALDRLFAGRLDIEERMMAHGAVEGVVSDVALNDIVVTREGSLRVVHFNIYVNGVLLNSYLADGVIISTPTGTTGYNLSAGGPVVEPTASMFVITPICSHALNTSSVVLSAEDVVEVEIAEGRYGKTEHASVTFDGANTIPLVTGNKIKIKKAEVTTRLVKLSKESFMKTMRKKMKGN, from the coding sequence ATGGATAATTTTTATGTGATAACGAACCAACTGAAGGATACCGATTATTCCATTACTGGTGAGATACTGAGGTATATAGAGGAAAACGGCAGAAAAGGTATTTTGGCAGAAAAGGATGTTGAAGGCCATATCATAGAGGGGACGGTGCCAAAAGGCGTGCAGTGTGGGATTGTGCTGGGCGGCGACGGCACTTTGATCCGGGCAGCCAGAGAGCTGGAAGGGTATAATATCCCCCTGCTGGGCATTAATCTGGGCACTTTGGGATATTTAGCCGAGGTAGAGCTTCGGGATTATAAAAGGGCCCTGGACAGACTGTTTGCGGGACGCCTGGATATTGAAGAGCGGATGATGGCCCACGGCGCAGTGGAGGGCGTTGTCTCAGATGTGGCGCTCAATGACATTGTCGTCACCCGGGAGGGAAGCCTGAGAGTTGTTCATTTTAATATTTATGTAAATGGTGTGCTTTTAAATAGTTATCTGGCAGACGGGGTGATTATATCCACACCTACTGGGACCACAGGGTATAATCTTTCAGCGGGGGGGCCTGTTGTGGAACCTACGGCCAGCATGTTTGTCATTACCCCCATCTGCTCCCATGCATTAAACACAAGCAGTGTGGTACTCTCTGCGGAAGATGTGGTGGAAGTAGAGATTGCAGAGGGGCGCTATGGCAAGACAGAGCACGCCTCGGTTACATTTGACGGCGCGAATACGATCCCTCTTGTAACCGGGAATAAAATTAAAATCAAAAAAGCTGAGGTGACAACCAGGCTTGTAAAACTCAGCAAGGAGAGCTTTATGAAGACCATGCGCAAGAAAATGAAAGGAAACTAG
- a CDS encoding TlyA family RNA methyltransferase, protein MKERLDILLVKRNLAESREKAKAVIMSGSVFVNGEREDKAGSAFPEDVQIEVRGHTLPYVSRGGLKLEKALQVFDVTVKGKVCTDVGSSTGGFTDCMLQNGAVKVFAIDVGRGQLDWKLRQDARVVCMEKTNIRYVTLEDIGEMVGFSSIDVSFISLTKVLEPVKKYLTEDGEIVALIKPQFEAGREKVGKKGVVREQSTHCEVVGRIISYAASIGLEVKNLDFSPIKGPEGNIEYLIHLKKCRGEVLLPEIEPADVVAKAFSTLNK, encoded by the coding sequence ATGAAAGAACGATTAGATATATTGCTGGTAAAAAGAAACCTGGCAGAGTCAAGGGAGAAGGCGAAGGCTGTTATCATGTCAGGCAGTGTATTTGTAAACGGGGAGAGGGAAGATAAGGCCGGTTCGGCTTTCCCGGAGGATGTGCAGATTGAGGTCAGGGGGCATACCCTTCCCTATGTCAGCAGAGGGGGCCTGAAGCTGGAAAAGGCCCTGCAGGTTTTTGACGTTACTGTGAAAGGGAAAGTATGTACAGATGTGGGTTCTTCCACTGGCGGGTTTACAGACTGTATGCTCCAAAACGGGGCGGTGAAGGTCTTTGCCATTGATGTGGGGAGAGGGCAGCTGGATTGGAAGTTAAGGCAGGATGCCAGGGTCGTATGCATGGAGAAAACCAATATCCGCTATGTGACTTTGGAGGATATCGGGGAGATGGTTGGCTTTTCTTCAATTGACGTATCCTTTATATCTCTGACAAAAGTGCTGGAGCCAGTGAAAAAGTATTTAACTGAAGACGGGGAGATCGTGGCGCTTATCAAACCACAGTTTGAGGCGGGCAGGGAAAAAGTCGGAAAAAAGGGAGTTGTTCGGGAACAGAGCACGCACTGTGAGGTCGTGGGAAGAATAATCTCATATGCAGCCTCCATCGGACTGGAGGTAAAAAATCTCGATTTTTCTCCTATAAAAGGGCCGGAGGGGAATATTGAGTACCTGATCCATCTTAAAAAGTGCCGGGGGGAAGTTTTGCTTCCAGAGATAGAACCGGCGGACGTGGTTGCAAAGGCATTTAGTACACTCAATAAATGA
- the dxs gene encoding 1-deoxy-D-xylulose-5-phosphate synthase, which translates to MVLERMQEENDIKQLNQEELDILAEEIREFLVAKISRTGGHLASNLGVVELTMALHMAFYLPEDKLIWDVGHQAYTHKLLTGRRAGFDDLRKYGGMSGFPKRKESDCDAFDTGHSSTSISAGLGYVAARDIQGQGHHVVSIIGDGAMTGGMAYEALNNASRLKSNFIIVLNDNNMSISENVGGISKYLNGLRTAEAYTGLKKGVEDTLLKIPVQGEKIVHQMRKTKSGIKQLIVPGMFFEDMGITYLGPVDGHDIKKLYKILNEAKRVDHAVLVHVLTQKGKGYGPAEDNPARFHGTGPFDVSTGEAVPAEGKDSYTDVFSKVLCDIARNDDKVAAITAAMADGTGLGRFRRYFPERFFDVGIAEEHALTFAAGLAAGGMKPVVAIYSSFLQRAYDQAIHDICLQNLPVVLAVDRAGLVGSDGETHQGLFDLSFLTTIPNMTVMSPKNRWEMADMVRFAVDFGFPCALRYPRGEAYEGMRDFRSPVAYGKSEVLFEEEDIALIFVGHMAGLAGKVRARIKDIGYSCTLINARFMKPLDTEMLELISKEHSLIVTVEENILTGGYGEQVLSYIAKARLDVHVLNIGIPDEYVEHGNVDVLRREVGLDEDTVVKRIITEYVTIRDGRP; encoded by the coding sequence ATGGTATTAGAACGGATGCAGGAAGAGAATGATATCAAGCAGCTAAATCAGGAGGAGCTGGATATACTGGCAGAAGAAATCAGGGAGTTCCTGGTTGCAAAAATCAGCCGGACAGGGGGGCACCTGGCCTCAAACCTGGGGGTCGTGGAACTTACGATGGCTCTTCATATGGCTTTTTACCTCCCTGAGGACAAGCTGATCTGGGATGTGGGCCATCAGGCTTATACCCATAAGCTGCTCACAGGCCGCAGGGCAGGCTTTGACGATTTGAGGAAATATGGGGGGATGAGCGGATTCCCCAAAAGGAAAGAGAGCGACTGTGACGCCTTTGATACCGGACACAGCTCCACCTCCATCTCGGCAGGGTTAGGATATGTGGCTGCACGGGACATCCAGGGGCAGGGCCATCATGTTGTCTCAATTATAGGGGATGGCGCTATGACCGGGGGAATGGCCTATGAGGCGTTGAATAATGCCTCCAGGTTAAAGAGTAATTTTATTATTGTGCTTAATGATAACAATATGTCCATCTCTGAGAACGTAGGCGGCATTTCAAAGTACCTGAACGGACTGCGCACGGCTGAGGCTTATACTGGCCTTAAGAAAGGGGTGGAGGATACACTTTTGAAGATCCCCGTGCAGGGTGAGAAGATTGTTCACCAGATGAGAAAGACAAAGAGCGGCATCAAACAGCTGATTGTCCCGGGTATGTTTTTTGAAGATATGGGCATCACCTATTTGGGCCCCGTAGACGGGCATGATATTAAAAAGCTGTATAAGATATTAAATGAGGCGAAGCGGGTGGACCATGCGGTTCTTGTACATGTACTGACACAGAAGGGGAAGGGGTACGGACCGGCAGAAGATAATCCTGCACGATTCCACGGGACAGGGCCTTTTGATGTGTCAACGGGGGAGGCTGTCCCCGCAGAGGGCAAAGACAGCTATACAGATGTCTTTTCAAAGGTGCTGTGTGATATTGCCAGGAATGACGACAAGGTAGCTGCAATCACGGCAGCCATGGCCGACGGCACTGGCCTTGGGCGTTTCCGCAGGTACTTCCCGGAACGTTTTTTTGATGTGGGGATTGCAGAAGAACATGCGCTGACATTTGCAGCAGGACTGGCGGCAGGGGGGATGAAGCCAGTCGTGGCAATCTATTCTTCCTTCTTACAGCGGGCATATGACCAGGCTATACACGATATATGCCTGCAGAACCTGCCTGTGGTGCTGGCAGTGGACAGGGCAGGCTTAGTAGGCAGTGATGGGGAGACACATCAGGGCCTCTTTGACCTGTCCTTCCTCACCACAATTCCCAATATGACGGTGATGTCCCCGAAAAACAGGTGGGAGATGGCGGACATGGTCAGGTTTGCCGTGGATTTTGGCTTTCCCTGTGCACTGCGCTACCCCCGGGGGGAGGCCTATGAAGGGATGAGAGATTTCCGCAGTCCGGTTGCGTATGGGAAAAGTGAGGTTTTGTTTGAAGAGGAAGATATTGCTCTTATCTTTGTAGGGCACATGGCAGGATTGGCCGGAAAAGTGCGCGCCAGGATCAAGGATATAGGCTACAGCTGTACCCTCATCAATGCCCGCTTTATGAAACCATTGGACACAGAAATGCTTGAACTCATATCAAAAGAACACAGCCTGATTGTGACAGTAGAAGAAAATATATTGACAGGCGGGTATGGGGAGCAGGTGCTCTCCTACATAGCAAAGGCCCGCCTGGATGTCCATGTCCTAAATATTGGGATACCGGACGAGTACGTGGAGCACGGCAATGTGGATGTCCTCAGGCGGGAAGTCGGATTGGATGAGGATACAGTGGTGAAGCGGATTATTACAGAGTATGTGACGATAAGGGATGGGCGGCCATGA